A genomic segment from Orrella daihaiensis encodes:
- a CDS encoding ABC transporter permease subunit, whose translation MLDRLGRRLGNKAAWSAFWTIAPPYLWLVLFLLLPFVLVLKISLADLKFGIPPYTSLTDLKDEAINLTLHLRGYILLFSDSLYISTYISSLKMAAVTTLWCALIGYPMAYYIARSPDSIRNVLLLAVILPFWTSLLLRVYAWVGILRSDGLLNSVLMAVGVIDAPLEIYRTDWAVYIGLVYAYLPFFILPLYANLVKLDTRLLDAAYDLGAKPWRAFVSITLPLSMPGVIAGAMLVFIPAVGEYVIPELLGGADTLMMGRIMWNEFFTNADWPMASAITVIMVLLLLIPMIIFQVNQKHRYEADRGNV comes from the coding sequence ATGCTCGATCGACTGGGGCGTCGCCTCGGTAACAAAGCGGCATGGTCGGCTTTCTGGACGATTGCGCCGCCTTATCTGTGGTTGGTGCTGTTCCTGTTGTTGCCGTTCGTGCTGGTTCTGAAGATTAGTCTGGCGGATCTCAAGTTTGGCATCCCACCATACACCTCTCTGACCGACCTCAAAGATGAAGCGATCAATCTAACGCTACATCTGCGTGGTTATATCTTGCTGTTTAGTGACTCTCTGTACATCAGCACGTATATCAGTTCACTGAAGATGGCTGCAGTCACTACATTGTGGTGTGCGCTAATCGGATATCCCATGGCGTATTACATCGCTCGCTCGCCTGACTCTATTCGTAATGTGTTGTTATTGGCGGTGATTTTGCCGTTTTGGACATCATTGTTATTGCGCGTTTATGCCTGGGTAGGTATTTTGCGCTCGGATGGTCTTCTAAATAGCGTGCTAATGGCAGTGGGTGTGATTGATGCCCCACTTGAGATTTATCGGACCGATTGGGCGGTTTACATCGGGCTGGTTTACGCCTACCTGCCATTTTTCATCTTGCCGCTATACGCTAATTTAGTGAAGCTAGATACCCGGCTGCTCGATGCGGCGTATGACCTAGGTGCCAAGCCCTGGCGCGCCTTTGTGTCGATCACGTTGCCATTGTCAATGCCAGGCGTGATTGCCGGTGCCATGTTGGTGTTTATTCCCGCGGTTGGGGAATATGTCATTCCAGAACTCTTGGGTGGTGCTGATACGCTCATGATGGGTCGTATTATGTGGAACGAATTCTTTACCAACGCGGATTGGCCAATGGCCTCTGCGATCACGGTCATCATGGTTTTGTTGTTGCTGATCCCCATGATCATCTTCCAGGTCAATCAGAAGCATCGCTATGAAGCTGACAGGGGCAATGTATGA